The proteins below are encoded in one region of Sporosarcina sp. FSL K6-1508:
- a CDS encoding two-component system regulatory protein YycI encodes MDWNKTKTIFIIVFLIVNVFLYWLYLTKLTDAQNVQVIGKTPIEESLKMDNITYDNLPPYKNDPFYVSAKPVIFANEQLEKLENQTVKLLHESLLQSTLVDPFSVMHEKGKYDFTEFLSKYVMNGERYELWEVNEEEQRALLFQKVDNNPIYYSRTAMLRVYWNEDGEVTNYEQSMLGEFDSFNQKNDLLSPIEAIENLYSRGYLKQGYKIKDMTLGYSSLVQVTETQVFAPTWHIRVELKDEVMEDYFINAIEGMIIEFQSEPFEEDNE; translated from the coding sequence TTGGATTGGAATAAGACGAAAACGATATTCATTATCGTATTTTTAATCGTAAACGTCTTTCTTTACTGGCTTTACCTAACTAAACTTACGGATGCACAAAACGTCCAGGTAATCGGAAAAACACCGATTGAAGAATCATTAAAGATGGACAATATTACGTACGATAACTTGCCGCCTTATAAAAATGATCCTTTTTACGTGTCTGCAAAACCTGTGATATTCGCTAATGAACAGCTTGAAAAACTTGAAAATCAAACCGTCAAATTGCTGCATGAATCACTGCTTCAATCTACACTGGTAGATCCGTTCAGCGTGATGCATGAAAAAGGAAAATATGATTTCACAGAATTTCTTTCGAAGTATGTCATGAATGGGGAACGGTATGAACTTTGGGAAGTAAATGAAGAAGAACAACGGGCGTTACTTTTCCAGAAGGTAGATAACAATCCAATCTACTACAGCCGGACTGCAATGTTGAGGGTATACTGGAACGAAGATGGAGAAGTAACAAATTACGAACAAAGTATGCTGGGCGAATTCGACAGCTTCAATCAGAAAAACGATCTTCTATCACCTATCGAGGCAATCGAGAACTTATATTCACGAGGGTATTTGAAACAGGGCTATAAGATAAAAGATATGACGCTTGGTTATTCCAGCCTTGTACAAGTGACGGAAACTCAAGTATTTGCCCCGACATGGCATATACGTGTAGAATTGAAGGATGAGGTAATGGAAGATTACTTCATCAATGCAATTGAAGGTATGATTATAGAGTTTCAGTCTGAACCGTTTGAAGAAGATAATGAATAA
- the rlmH gene encoding 23S rRNA (pseudouridine(1915)-N(3))-methyltransferase RlmH: protein MNITIVTVGKLKEKYLKMGIEEFSKRLGAYAKINLIEVPDEKAPESLSDADMEIVKKKEADRILAKVGTDSYVIALAIEGKMKTSEELAADMESLMTYGRSKVAFVIGGSLGLHDSVIKRSDELLSFSKMTFPHQMMKLILLEQVYRAFRIMKGEPYHK from the coding sequence GTGAATATTACAATTGTGACAGTGGGTAAATTAAAAGAGAAATATTTAAAAATGGGTATAGAAGAATTCTCAAAAAGACTAGGTGCTTATGCAAAGATTAACTTAATAGAAGTTCCGGACGAAAAAGCACCTGAATCATTAAGTGATGCAGATATGGAAATCGTGAAGAAAAAAGAAGCGGATCGTATTTTGGCGAAAGTAGGGACGGATTCCTATGTGATTGCGCTCGCGATTGAAGGGAAGATGAAGACATCAGAAGAGCTAGCAGCGGATATGGAGTCGCTAATGACATACGGGCGGAGCAAGGTAGCGTTTGTTATCGGAGGCTCGCTGGGGCTTCATGATAGCGTGATAAAACGGTCGGATGAATTGTTGTCTTTTTCGAAAATGACATTTCCGCATCAGATGATGAAGCTGATATTGTTGGAGCAGGTGTATAGGGCCTTCAGGATTATGAAGGGGGAACCGTATCATAAGTAA
- a CDS encoding amidase family protein: MLKVLNHVITLIALMAVMAVLPMASVSAEETKFDPFEKSIKEISEALDNNQITSEQLVTYYLERIKAYDKQGPTINSLTNINEEAIEIAKQLDAERQSKGTRGVLHGIPIVVKDNFDVKGMPTTAGSVVLKEAYPEKDAFTIQKLKDAGVIIIGKTNMSEFAASYGRLGYGSLSGLTLNPYNLKRDASGSSSGTAAAVTANFGVFGLGTDTSGSVRGPAHVTGLVGIRPTLGLISRDGVAPSSLNFDTPGPMARSVEDVAIALSFMAGVDEKDEQTLAAKGHIVEDYSKSLNNAALKNARIGVAVDFFGDNAEVDAITNKALKKMEAMGAELIPVSFSETTKYLWTPIIGPIGAADFKVQLEKYLQRFPGSQPKTVEDVIKVSESPEVLNSATPVNPAGLEGLKTNLKQAAFKDTPEYNDLVTKEIPKVRNEVQSIMDKESLDTIVFPTMSCPASSRFDQEDPTYICEAYDTYAAGYVATATGFPEITVPAGSTKEELPVGVSFLGLPYSEQSLLDLAYSFEQATNARTLPKTTPKFKDVSSFVDEIMYLTVKGIIKGYPDGTFKPNDPITRLQAIQLILKEKGIVLGEPYHK, translated from the coding sequence ATGTTAAAAGTATTAAATCATGTTATCACCTTGATAGCCCTTATGGCAGTTATGGCCGTGCTTCCAATGGCAAGTGTTTCTGCAGAAGAAACCAAATTCGATCCATTTGAAAAGAGTATTAAAGAAATTTCGGAAGCCTTGGATAACAATCAAATTACTTCTGAGCAGTTGGTTACGTATTATCTAGAACGTATAAAAGCTTATGACAAGCAAGGCCCTACGATTAATTCGTTGACTAACATTAATGAAGAAGCTATAGAGATTGCAAAGCAATTGGACGCAGAGAGACAAAGTAAAGGTACAAGAGGTGTACTACATGGTATTCCGATTGTTGTTAAAGATAATTTTGACGTAAAAGGAATGCCTACAACTGCAGGTTCTGTTGTACTAAAGGAAGCTTACCCTGAAAAAGATGCTTTTACGATCCAGAAATTGAAGGATGCAGGAGTCATTATCATCGGGAAAACAAATATGTCAGAGTTCGCAGCATCATATGGAAGGTTAGGATATGGCTCTTTGAGTGGTTTAACCTTAAACCCTTACAACCTTAAACGCGATGCTTCTGGTTCTAGTAGCGGAACTGCAGCAGCGGTCACAGCAAACTTTGGTGTATTTGGATTAGGGACGGATACATCTGGGTCTGTTAGAGGACCAGCCCATGTTACGGGTCTAGTCGGTATTAGACCGACGCTAGGTTTAATCAGTCGTGACGGAGTCGCTCCTTCCTCGTTAAATTTCGATACGCCAGGTCCAATGGCTAGATCTGTAGAAGATGTAGCCATTGCATTGAGTTTCATGGCTGGAGTCGATGAGAAGGATGAGCAAACATTAGCGGCAAAGGGACATATTGTTGAAGATTATAGTAAGTCATTAAACAATGCGGCCCTGAAAAATGCGAGAATTGGAGTAGCTGTTGACTTCTTTGGAGATAACGCCGAAGTAGATGCGATTACGAATAAAGCCTTGAAGAAAATGGAGGCAATGGGTGCCGAACTTATACCGGTATCTTTCTCGGAGACGACAAAGTACCTGTGGACACCTATTATTGGGCCGATTGGCGCAGCAGATTTCAAGGTTCAATTGGAGAAGTATTTACAACGGTTCCCGGGAAGTCAGCCAAAAACAGTAGAAGATGTTATCAAAGTCAGTGAATCGCCAGAAGTTTTGAATTCTGCAACGCCAGTAAATCCAGCAGGTTTGGAAGGTCTAAAAACGAATTTGAAACAAGCGGCATTTAAAGATACGCCAGAATATAATGATTTAGTAACAAAAGAGATCCCTAAGGTGCGCAATGAAGTTCAGTCAATCATGGATAAGGAAAGCTTGGATACAATTGTTTTCCCAACCATGTCATGTCCTGCATCATCAAGATTCGATCAGGAAGACCCGACATATATATGTGAAGCGTATGACACGTATGCCGCTGGTTACGTAGCAACGGCTACGGGATTCCCTGAAATTACAGTTCCTGCCGGTTCCACGAAAGAAGAATTACCTGTTGGGGTATCTTTCCTAGGATTGCCGTACAGTGAACAGTCACTATTAGATCTAGCCTATTCTTTTGAACAAGCAACCAACGCTAGAACACTACCTAAAACAACGCCTAAATTTAAGGATGTAAGTTCATTTGTCGATGAAATTATGTATTTGACAGTCAAAGGAATAATTAAAGGTTATCCAGATGGAACATTTAAACCAAATGATCCAATTACACGTTTACAAGCTATACAATTGATATTAAAAGAAAAGGGAATTGTGCTGGGCGAACCGTATCATAAGTAA
- a CDS encoding S1C family serine protease, with protein sequence MLNTTAFSEREKYMDEYNQNPATRDLEPSVPENKPQPSLRRPQKRGGFLPGILGVVVGALLVWFIMQGGSSTKETPLVDVSKQQAGIQTERLSYDMNNDITDIVGKVADSVVGITNLQTVHDPWSPVETTRETGSGSGVIYKKQGDKAYIVTNHHVVEGAQELEITFDDGSKTAGKTVGSDMWTDLAVIEIDAKPVKTVIGFGDSDALKRGETVIAIGNPLGLGFSGSVTVGVVSGKDRSIPIDFDENGTVDWFADVLQTDAAINPGNSGGALINLAGQLIGINSMKISEATVEGIGLAIPINLATPIIDQLEKNGKVNRPTMGVTLLDLRSIPAQQQRDMLKLPATITDGVVVNEVMSKSAAEIADVMQYDVIVEMDGEKIEDMVSLRKHLYNAKNVGDTMQMKVYREGKLLEIEMVLKDGNSF encoded by the coding sequence ATGTTAAATACAACAGCATTTTCAGAAAGGGAGAAGTATATGGACGAATACAATCAAAATCCTGCCACTAGGGATTTGGAACCTTCTGTGCCGGAAAATAAACCGCAACCAAGTCTGCGCCGGCCTCAGAAAAGGGGCGGCTTTCTGCCAGGCATTCTTGGCGTTGTAGTTGGTGCGTTACTTGTCTGGTTTATCATGCAAGGTGGAAGTAGTACGAAGGAAACACCTCTTGTAGATGTGTCAAAACAACAGGCCGGTATTCAAACTGAACGTTTATCTTACGATATGAATAATGACATAACAGATATCGTCGGAAAAGTGGCGGATTCGGTTGTTGGCATAACAAACTTGCAGACGGTTCACGATCCTTGGTCACCCGTAGAAACAACTAGGGAAACGGGATCAGGTTCGGGCGTTATTTATAAAAAACAAGGCGACAAAGCGTATATCGTCACGAATCATCACGTCGTGGAAGGTGCACAAGAATTAGAAATCACTTTCGATGATGGCTCAAAAACAGCAGGAAAAACCGTTGGTAGCGATATGTGGACAGACTTGGCCGTCATTGAAATTGATGCTAAACCTGTCAAAACAGTTATTGGCTTTGGAGATTCAGATGCGTTGAAACGTGGAGAAACGGTAATTGCAATCGGCAATCCGCTGGGCCTCGGTTTTTCAGGTTCTGTGACAGTAGGTGTTGTATCGGGAAAAGATCGATCAATTCCAATTGATTTCGATGAAAATGGTACAGTTGACTGGTTTGCGGATGTCTTGCAAACGGATGCAGCCATTAACCCAGGGAACTCTGGCGGTGCTCTAATTAATCTTGCCGGCCAGCTAATCGGCATCAATTCCATGAAAATTTCAGAAGCAACGGTTGAAGGAATTGGCCTTGCAATCCCAATCAATCTTGCAACGCCGATTATCGATCAACTTGAAAAAAACGGTAAGGTAAACCGTCCGACAATGGGTGTCACGTTACTTGACCTCCGAAGTATTCCGGCACAACAGCAACGGGATATGCTCAAATTACCGGCCACCATAACAGACGGAGTAGTCGTGAATGAAGTCATGAGCAAATCAGCCGCTGAAATTGCCGACGTTATGCAATATGACGTTATTGTTGAAATGGATGGAGAAAAAATAGAAGATATGGTCAGTTTACGAAAACACCTGTATAATGCGAAGAATGTGGGTGATACGATGCAAATGAAAGTGTATCGTGAAGGCAAGTTGCTCGAAATAGAAATGGTGTTAAAAGACGGTAACTCGTTTTAG
- a CDS encoding MBL fold metallo-hydrolase has product MRFSVLASGSSGNAVFIENDKHAFLVDAGFSAKKMDSLIAGIDRSMKQIDGIFVTHEHSDHIKGIGVVARKYGIPIYANEKTWQAMDGLVGNIPLEQRFQFDMETVKSFGSLDVQSFAVSHDAADPMFYVFHENGRKLAVITDTGYVSDRMKGFIRGADAFVFESNHDVSMLQVGRYPWSVKRRILSDVGHVSNEDAAVAISEVVEQKETKIYLSHLSKDNNMKDLARMSVTQTLETCGIVTGEFVHLYDTDADQPTELVTV; this is encoded by the coding sequence ATGCGTTTTAGTGTTCTCGCAAGCGGCAGTAGCGGCAATGCGGTATTTATAGAGAATGATAAACATGCATTTCTTGTGGATGCAGGTTTCAGTGCAAAAAAAATGGACAGTTTAATAGCGGGAATCGATCGTTCTATGAAACAGATCGATGGTATTTTTGTAACGCATGAGCATAGTGACCATATAAAAGGAATTGGTGTCGTAGCACGTAAATATGGCATTCCGATTTATGCAAATGAAAAAACGTGGCAGGCGATGGATGGTCTTGTTGGCAACATACCGCTTGAGCAGCGCTTTCAATTTGATATGGAAACTGTAAAATCATTCGGTTCACTCGATGTTCAATCATTTGCAGTCTCGCACGATGCTGCTGATCCAATGTTTTATGTTTTTCATGAAAACGGCCGGAAACTTGCGGTTATTACGGATACTGGTTATGTGAGTGACAGGATGAAAGGTTTTATCAGAGGTGCAGATGCTTTTGTTTTTGAAAGTAATCATGACGTCAGTATGTTGCAGGTAGGACGGTATCCATGGTCCGTTAAACGTCGGATCCTCAGTGATGTAGGACATGTATCTAATGAAGATGCAGCAGTCGCAATCAGTGAAGTAGTTGAGCAAAAAGAGACGAAAATCTATCTCTCACATTTAAGTAAAGATAATAATATGAAAGACCTTGCAAGGATGAGTGTCACGCAGACGCTGGAAACATGCGGGATTGTTACAGGCGAATTCGTTCATCTTTATGATACGGATGCCGACCAGCCGACTGAACTTGTCACGGTATAG
- a CDS encoding CxxH/CxxC protein, translated as MNTYSCETHINHALDVFVAEQGKFPIMEAVAEENKLSTKCSYCEDAALYVVRDE; from the coding sequence ATGAATACTTATAGCTGTGAAACCCATATAAACCATGCTCTTGACGTTTTTGTAGCTGAGCAGGGAAAGTTTCCAATCATGGAAGCTGTAGCAGAAGAAAATAAGTTATCCACAAAGTGCTCGTATTGTGAAGACGCGGCATTATATGTTGTGAGGGATGAGTAG
- a CDS encoding HAMP domain-containing sensor histidine kinase — translation MKNISHARITKVVAFLIAIVCLTGIAKALIDLEYNRVNLNDVNADNYFESQAFSEESYGLFNTLTKLVGNYKSEANILSGKALTKDNRREIENELFYDKFYYSDGYDHNLPEADNKRIFKEIYADDIKQKKEEHIQMQVKEFYQAVDTLKTYEGIVYYASDGEHIFSNSELNKKEQFESYDAYALFGDYQQKVYPNRVVESHYYDFSTYKFDELNPQTDVMYVAFTDSFLQQKIQEWEIDKVKAQKFMNESILFLIGFIVSFIYLVIVIGRTSFKDKNIHVHVIDKLYNDLNMVIVGCLMSMWFVLIIEVVREIYLPLSVPIFIIVLLLILSLVKHIKNRTILSYTLIYQILKKVFLAGKHVFDSGSIGVKTVLLVIGYPIVVAATFFMFPITIGLAAWFALKKVKSFNRIKEGVEQIKNGNLQHRIEVDGKGKGEFSRLAANINRITDGLKKSVDSEIKSERLKTELITNVSHDIRTPLTSIITYVDLLKIENDPEKIAEYVDVLDQKSKRLKHLTDDLFEAAKASSGSIPVQEERIDIVSLLTQGIGEMDEKIEASALDFKLAYPTEKVYVKADGKLLWRSIENLFSNIFKYAQPASRVYIDVEDVGNEILVTFKNISAYELNISADELMERFKRGDESRTSQGSGLGLSIAESLIHIQRGKFLVQVDGDLFKAMIYLPKLTRE, via the coding sequence TTGAAAAATATTAGTCATGCACGCATTACGAAAGTAGTTGCGTTTCTGATTGCCATTGTTTGTTTAACGGGTATAGCGAAGGCACTGATTGATTTGGAATATAATAGAGTCAATCTCAATGATGTAAATGCAGATAATTATTTTGAAAGCCAAGCATTCTCGGAGGAAAGTTACGGCCTATTTAACACCTTAACGAAATTAGTTGGAAACTATAAAAGTGAAGCCAATATTTTAAGTGGTAAGGCATTAACGAAAGATAACAGACGAGAAATTGAAAATGAATTATTCTATGATAAATTTTATTATTCGGATGGGTATGATCATAACTTACCTGAAGCGGACAATAAGCGTATCTTCAAAGAAATATATGCAGATGACATCAAGCAAAAAAAAGAAGAACATATACAAATGCAAGTGAAGGAATTTTATCAGGCAGTCGATACACTGAAAACGTATGAAGGTATCGTCTATTACGCGAGCGATGGTGAGCATATATTTTCCAATAGTGAACTGAATAAGAAAGAGCAATTTGAATCGTATGATGCCTATGCGCTATTTGGGGATTACCAACAAAAAGTGTACCCAAATAGAGTGGTGGAAAGTCACTACTATGATTTTTCCACGTATAAATTTGATGAACTGAACCCGCAAACAGATGTTATGTATGTAGCATTTACAGATTCTTTTTTACAGCAAAAAATACAAGAATGGGAAATAGATAAAGTAAAAGCCCAAAAGTTTATGAATGAATCCATATTATTTTTAATAGGATTTATTGTATCTTTTATATATTTAGTGATTGTGATTGGAAGAACATCGTTTAAAGATAAAAACATTCATGTTCATGTCATTGATAAGCTTTATAATGACCTTAATATGGTGATTGTCGGTTGTTTAATGTCGATGTGGTTCGTACTGATTATTGAAGTGGTTCGTGAGATCTACCTGCCGCTCTCGGTACCAATTTTTATCATTGTCTTACTGCTGATTTTATCGCTCGTCAAGCATATCAAAAATAGGACAATACTTTCGTATACACTCATTTATCAAATCCTGAAAAAAGTTTTTCTTGCGGGGAAGCATGTATTTGATAGTGGCAGTATAGGTGTAAAAACCGTGCTGCTTGTCATTGGTTATCCAATCGTAGTTGCGGCAACGTTTTTCATGTTTCCGATTACGATTGGTCTAGCAGCTTGGTTTGCGTTAAAAAAAGTGAAGTCGTTTAACCGTATCAAAGAGGGTGTGGAGCAAATTAAGAATGGAAATCTTCAGCATCGAATTGAAGTAGATGGAAAAGGAAAAGGGGAGTTTAGCCGACTGGCAGCGAATATTAATCGTATTACTGATGGGTTAAAAAAATCGGTGGATAGTGAGATTAAGAGCGAGCGTTTAAAAACAGAGCTCATTACGAACGTTTCACATGATATTAGAACGCCTTTAACGTCAATCATTACGTATGTCGATTTATTAAAAATAGAAAACGACCCTGAAAAAATTGCTGAATATGTAGATGTGTTAGATCAAAAATCGAAAAGACTCAAGCACTTAACGGATGATTTATTTGAAGCGGCTAAAGCATCAAGTGGAAGTATACCTGTTCAGGAAGAACGGATTGACATCGTATCATTACTAACGCAAGGAATAGGAGAAATGGATGAAAAAATTGAAGCGTCGGCATTAGATTTTAAGTTAGCCTATCCAACAGAAAAGGTTTATGTGAAGGCTGATGGGAAACTGTTATGGCGTTCCATCGAAAACTTATTTTCGAATATTTTTAAATACGCACAGCCTGCATCAAGGGTATATATTGATGTTGAAGATGTAGGGAATGAAATACTCGTGACATTTAAAAATATTTCAGCATATGAATTAAATATTTCAGCTGATGAGCTAATGGAACGCTTTAAACGAGGGGATGAATCTAGAACAAGTCAGGGCAGTGGATTAGGGTTGTCGATTGCCGAAAGCCTTATTCATATCCAACGCGGAAAGTTCTTAGTTCAAGTAGATGGTGATTTATTTAAGGCGATGATTTATTTACCGAAACTTACAAGAGAATAA
- a CDS encoding methyl-accepting chemotaxis protein: MNKKRISFKAKLLVFSLLLSIVPIVFVGVLVNKTVSKKTKDDYISFSEKEIKQVDNGISLYFETIRENVNLLANDHSVLNADSSITSYKDIAGEGSIDMTPSENGDKEKAIFDVFSQFSNSHPKASYVYIGTSDGGYVQYPEGPTPAGFDPRDRPWYNTAIAEPGEVKLTSAYKATGVEGIIVSNVVSIEKNGKQTGVLGLDVSLEGLTDIIKEISIGKKGYVILAQEDGTILAHPKNSELNFQPVSELNVPELTDLSKDGPFETNLDGEDYVLNTITSEIDGWKYIAVIKKDEILSTATFIRTMLFIIGGVFAILAVIASIIMSLRITKRIKSISDLSLAMSKGDLTQQVTVKVNDEIGDMGENFNTMSTSLKETMRKIAHESQQLSATSEELAASSIENQTASSEISESIQLVATGADDQDEAMKNAVGIINEVFNRVDDVTVSMGNVKDSIHYSTETAKQGSEVVEQTVSQMSEIDKNVSSSAEKISMLNEKSNEIRQISLMIQSISEQTNLLALNAAIEAARAGEHGKGFAVVADEVRKLAEQSSNSALQINEIIHDINDGIEDSMELVNLGVSSAKEGMKLANESGKAFGEIMDSILTGTTKISEASIAMENMKNHIAEVVVHIEEVSKTSIEVNNYSQNVAASSEEMSASMEEVSAVSQELARMSNELEVAIQQFKL, translated from the coding sequence ATGAATAAGAAAAGGATTTCGTTCAAAGCAAAGTTATTAGTTTTCTCACTATTGCTATCGATAGTACCGATTGTATTTGTTGGCGTGTTAGTGAATAAAACAGTTAGCAAAAAAACCAAGGATGATTATATTAGTTTCAGCGAGAAAGAAATTAAACAGGTGGATAATGGAATTTCTCTATACTTTGAAACGATTAGGGAAAATGTCAATTTATTAGCTAATGACCATTCCGTTCTAAATGCCGATTCAAGTATTACTTCCTATAAAGATATAGCGGGGGAAGGCTCAATTGATATGACCCCTTCAGAAAATGGGGATAAGGAGAAAGCCATTTTTGATGTGTTTTCTCAATTTAGTAATAGTCATCCTAAAGCCTCTTATGTTTATATAGGTACATCGGATGGAGGTTATGTCCAATATCCCGAGGGGCCCACGCCAGCTGGTTTCGATCCTAGAGACCGTCCTTGGTATAACACGGCTATTGCAGAACCAGGAGAAGTAAAATTAACAAGTGCCTATAAGGCAACTGGGGTAGAGGGAATTATAGTCAGTAATGTAGTATCGATTGAAAAAAACGGAAAGCAAACAGGTGTGTTAGGCCTGGATGTAAGTTTGGAAGGCTTAACAGATATTATTAAGGAAATCAGTATCGGTAAAAAAGGTTATGTCATTCTTGCGCAAGAAGATGGAACAATCCTTGCACATCCGAAAAACTCCGAATTGAACTTCCAACCCGTTTCCGAACTAAATGTTCCGGAATTAACAGATTTAAGCAAAGACGGCCCATTTGAAACGAACCTAGATGGTGAAGACTATGTATTGAACACAATCACTTCAGAAATTGATGGCTGGAAGTATATTGCTGTCATTAAGAAGGACGAAATTTTAAGTACGGCGACTTTCATACGAACAATGCTTTTCATTATAGGTGGGGTTTTCGCGATTCTTGCTGTCATTGCGTCTATTATAATGAGTTTACGTATAACGAAGAGAATTAAAAGCATTAGTGATTTGTCTTTAGCGATGTCAAAAGGTGATTTGACGCAACAAGTCACGGTAAAGGTGAACGATGAAATCGGGGATATGGGAGAGAATTTCAATACCATGTCTACCAGTTTGAAAGAAACCATGCGAAAAATTGCGCATGAATCTCAACAATTATCTGCGACCTCTGAAGAGTTGGCAGCGTCTTCGATTGAAAATCAAACAGCTTCCAGCGAAATATCCGAGTCAATCCAATTGGTTGCTACTGGAGCTGATGACCAGGATGAGGCTATGAAAAACGCTGTAGGTATTATCAATGAAGTGTTTAATCGTGTAGATGATGTGACAGTGAGTATGGGCAACGTAAAAGATTCCATCCATTATTCAACGGAAACGGCTAAACAAGGTAGTGAGGTCGTTGAACAAACGGTAAGTCAGATGAGTGAAATTGATAAAAATGTGAGTTCTTCCGCTGAGAAAATCAGCATGTTAAATGAAAAATCAAATGAAATTAGACAAATTAGCTTAATGATACAGTCCATTTCAGAGCAAACGAATTTATTAGCTTTGAATGCTGCAATTGAAGCTGCTAGAGCTGGTGAACATGGAAAAGGATTCGCAGTCGTGGCAGATGAAGTTCGAAAACTTGCAGAGCAATCTAGCAACTCAGCATTGCAGATCAATGAGATCATTCACGATATTAATGATGGAATTGAAGATTCGATGGAACTTGTCAATCTAGGCGTAAGTTCGGCTAAAGAGGGAATGAAACTTGCGAATGAAAGCGGGAAAGCATTTGGGGAAATTATGGATTCTATTCTCACTGGTACAACAAAAATATCTGAAGCTAGCATAGCGATGGAAAACATGAAGAATCATATAGCTGAAGTGGTCGTTCACATAGAAGAAGTTTCAAAAACGAGTATTGAAGTAAATAATTATTCTCAAAACGTTGCGGCATCCTCCGAAGAAATGAGTGCCTCCATGGAAGAGGTTTCAGCGGTTTCTCAAGAGTTAGCTAGGATGTCAAATGAATTGGAAGTAGCCATTCAGCAATTTAAATTGTAA
- a CDS encoding response regulator transcription factor — MNILICDDDKEIVRAISIYLENEGYQVFKAYNGLEAINLIRDHVIHLIIMDIMMPKMDGITATMKIRQDNMIPLIMLSAKSEDHDKILGLNIGADDYVAKPFNPLELMARVKSQLRRYTTFGSLEVSSHVFQSGGLTIDDEQKVITVDGEDVHLTPVQYKIVKLLTANAGRVFTIEEIYEKVWNERAVNPENTVSVHIRKIREKIEINPKEPKYLKVVWGVGYKVEKY, encoded by the coding sequence TTGAACATTTTGATTTGTGATGATGATAAAGAAATTGTAAGGGCGATTAGCATTTATTTGGAAAATGAGGGATATCAAGTGTTCAAAGCTTACAATGGGCTAGAGGCAATCAATCTTATTCGAGATCACGTGATTCACCTCATTATTATGGACATTATGATGCCGAAAATGGATGGGATTACGGCGACGATGAAAATTCGGCAAGATAATATGATTCCGTTAATTATGCTTTCTGCTAAGTCAGAGGATCATGATAAAATACTCGGATTAAATATCGGAGCAGATGATTATGTGGCTAAGCCGTTTAATCCGTTAGAATTGATGGCCAGAGTGAAATCGCAGCTAAGAAGGTATACGACATTTGGGAGTCTTGAGGTGAGTAGTCATGTATTTCAATCGGGCGGGCTCACGATTGATGATGAACAGAAAGTCATTACCGTGGATGGAGAAGATGTTCATTTGACACCGGTGCAGTATAAAATTGTAAAACTCCTCACAGCAAATGCTGGGAGAGTATTCACAATTGAAGAGATTTACGAAAAGGTATGGAATGAAAGGGCTGTTAATCCAGAAAATACGGTCTCAGTCCATATTCGAAAGATTCGAGAAAAAATTGAAATTAATCCGAAAGAGCCGAAGTATTTAAAAGTTGTATGGGGAGTTGGATACAAAGTTGAAAAATATTAG